A stretch of Arthrobacter sp. NEB 688 DNA encodes these proteins:
- a CDS encoding multicopper oxidase domain-containing protein, with amino-acid sequence MTKHLRTAALSTLGGGALVALGLLFGPVGTASAADVDIHLEATSGTTSLPSKSGPVTVPVWGYCVRPDAGTACGPLERPGGPTLTVDEGDHVTITLHDALTERTSLLLGGQQMVPDTQGAAAGGERTYTFTASRPGTYLYQAGPTGNFQHQVAMGLYGALVVRPATAGRAYDDAASAYDTDQVLVVGELDPALNTANDPAAFDMRKFSAAYELVNGRVHPDTQPVVAASGQEVLLRWVNAGVGYHSMAVLGADQRVIAYDGSRLLNDGGALDISRSLVADTFGPGQTADAIVHVPTTTTDRRLAVYDAGLGLHSGTAAKAGGALTFIEVAASGAAVDNTGPVTSGARWDAGSLSADVSDETTGGGTVEAVEYLVDTTVGSGTAMTGTFGTSPVHVTAAYDVPAGPHVLYVHGRDADGAWGPWSSVLVQGSDTVGPSTTGLELTPDHTNGAAAVALSATGNDSATGNHEIAAAEWSVDGGAASPMTVATSGPVASLTATIPAGALSGLADGLHTVGVRSRDSAGAWGPVSGVQLAVDRAAPVASGLSLSPNPNNGTLAISSTTPAVRLVATLTDEMTGDGAGFDPVQSVVDRGEVFLDTVGPTGSGIPVEASDGAFSTSTENVYLDIPLATVRQLSAGTHKVWVRGHDAAGSWATPVSVDLVIDKTAPTLAAFSVSANPTAGATRVTVTGGAGTIGADPSGFGLVEVFAGADPGVGKGTAVSRNADGSFSATLPVDRVAEGATTVRLRVRDGAGNTATRSAPLTVTHPLWFTTNPAVAPTGVPAPARTTDVFRWDGAAASKGYQLSTLGVPATADVDGFARVDATHFYVSFSNPSVTVTGLGAVNPREVIYRDGTTWRRWFNGASAGIVATANVDAIDVVGSWPSPTLYASVSTFAVPGGAATGGTGSPSDVYRWNGGNAWTRVVDASTIGIPDAANTDGFVWLGADDWAFSFAATTTRVTGLTALVADEDVVRRTAGTWSTYFDGSTHGLGGTNVDVDAVDLP; translated from the coding sequence ATGACGAAGCACCTGCGCACAGCCGCTCTCTCGACGCTCGGTGGCGGGGCCCTGGTCGCCCTCGGCCTGCTGTTCGGGCCGGTCGGGACGGCGAGCGCCGCCGACGTGGACATCCACCTGGAGGCGACGAGCGGCACGACGAGCCTGCCGTCCAAGAGCGGGCCGGTCACGGTGCCGGTCTGGGGCTACTGCGTCCGCCCGGACGCCGGGACGGCCTGCGGGCCGCTCGAGCGCCCCGGTGGGCCGACGCTGACCGTCGACGAGGGCGACCACGTGACGATCACGCTGCACGACGCCCTGACCGAGCGCACCTCGCTGCTCCTCGGTGGCCAGCAGATGGTGCCGGACACCCAGGGTGCGGCCGCCGGCGGCGAGCGCACCTACACCTTCACCGCCTCGCGCCCCGGCACCTACCTCTACCAGGCCGGACCCACCGGGAACTTCCAGCACCAGGTCGCGATGGGGCTCTACGGCGCGCTCGTCGTGCGTCCCGCGACGGCCGGACGCGCCTACGACGACGCGGCCTCGGCCTACGACACCGACCAGGTCCTCGTCGTCGGCGAGCTCGACCCCGCGCTCAACACGGCGAACGACCCCGCGGCCTTCGACATGCGGAAGTTCTCCGCGGCCTACGAGCTCGTCAACGGCCGGGTGCACCCGGACACCCAGCCCGTCGTCGCCGCCTCCGGCCAGGAGGTCCTCCTGCGCTGGGTCAACGCGGGGGTCGGCTACCACTCGATGGCCGTGCTCGGCGCCGACCAGCGCGTCATCGCCTACGACGGCAGCCGCCTGCTCAACGACGGTGGCGCACTGGACATCTCGCGGAGCCTGGTCGCCGACACCTTCGGCCCGGGGCAGACCGCGGACGCGATCGTCCACGTGCCGACGACGACCACCGACCGGCGCCTGGCCGTCTACGACGCCGGGCTCGGCCTGCACAGCGGCACGGCCGCGAAGGCGGGCGGGGCGCTCACCTTCATCGAGGTGGCCGCCTCCGGCGCCGCCGTCGACAACACCGGGCCGGTGACCAGCGGGGCCCGCTGGGACGCCGGCTCGCTGTCGGCCGACGTCAGCGACGAGACGACCGGCGGCGGCACCGTCGAGGCCGTCGAGTACCTCGTCGACACGACCGTCGGCAGCGGGACCGCCATGACCGGCACCTTCGGGACGAGTCCGGTCCACGTGACGGCCGCGTACGACGTGCCGGCCGGCCCGCACGTGCTCTACGTCCACGGCCGCGACGCCGACGGCGCGTGGGGCCCGTGGAGCTCGGTCCTCGTCCAGGGCAGCGACACCGTCGGGCCCTCGACGACGGGTCTCGAGCTGACCCCGGACCACACGAACGGCGCTGCCGCGGTCGCGCTGTCCGCCACCGGCAACGACTCGGCGACGGGCAACCACGAGATCGCCGCGGCGGAGTGGTCCGTCGACGGCGGCGCCGCGAGCCCGATGACCGTCGCGACGAGCGGTCCGGTGGCCAGCCTCACGGCCACCATCCCGGCCGGTGCCCTCTCCGGGCTCGCGGACGGCCTGCACACCGTCGGGGTCCGCTCGCGCGACAGCGCCGGCGCCTGGGGGCCGGTCTCGGGCGTCCAGCTCGCGGTCGACCGCGCGGCGCCGGTGGCGAGCGGCCTCTCGCTCTCGCCGAACCCGAACAACGGGACCCTCGCGATCAGCTCCACGACCCCGGCGGTCCGTCTCGTGGCGACGCTCACCGACGAGATGACGGGCGACGGCGCCGGGTTCGACCCGGTCCAGAGCGTCGTCGACCGCGGCGAGGTGTTCCTCGACACCGTCGGGCCCACCGGCAGCGGCATCCCGGTGGAGGCGTCGGACGGCGCGTTCTCGACGAGCACGGAGAACGTCTACCTCGACATCCCGCTCGCGACCGTGCGCCAGCTGTCCGCCGGCACCCACAAGGTCTGGGTGCGCGGGCACGACGCCGCGGGCAGCTGGGCGACGCCCGTCTCGGTCGACCTCGTCATCGACAAGACGGCCCCGACCCTGGCGGCCTTCTCGGTCTCCGCGAACCCCACGGCCGGCGCGACCCGCGTCACCGTCACGGGGGGAGCGGGCACCATCGGCGCCGACCCCTCCGGCTTCGGGCTCGTCGAGGTCTTCGCGGGCGCCGACCCCGGTGTCGGCAAGGGGACCGCGGTCTCCCGCAACGCCGACGGGTCGTTCAGCGCGACGCTGCCGGTCGACCGGGTGGCCGAGGGAGCGACGACCGTGCGGCTGCGCGTCCGGGACGGCGCCGGCAACACGGCCACCCGCTCGGCGCCCCTGACCGTCACGCACCCGCTGTGGTTCACGACGAACCCCGCGGTCGCCCCGACCGGCGTCCCGGCCCCGGCCCGCACCACGGACGTGTTCCGGTGGGACGGAGCGGCGGCGAGCAAGGGCTACCAGCTCTCCACGCTCGGGGTGCCGGCCACGGCGGACGTCGACGGTTTCGCCCGGGTGGACGCGACGCACTTCTACGTGTCGTTCTCCAACCCGAGCGTCACGGTCACCGGGCTCGGGGCGGTCAACCCCCGCGAGGTGATCTACCGGGACGGCACCACGTGGCGCCGCTGGTTCAACGGCGCGAGCGCGGGCATCGTCGCGACCGCCAACGTCGACGCCATCGACGTGGTCGGCAGCTGGCCGAGCCCCACGCTGTACGCCTCGGTCAGCACCTTCGCGGTGCCGGGCGGCGCCGCGACCGGTGGCACCGGCAGCCCGTCGGACGTCTACCGGTGGAACGGCGGCAACGCCTGGACGCGGGTCGTCGACGCGTCGACGATCGGGATCCCGGACGCCGCCAACACGGACGGCTTCGTGTGGCTCGGCGCCGACGACTGGGCGTTCTCGTTCGCCGCCACCACCACCCGGGTCACCGGGCTCACCGCCCTCGTCGCCGACGAGGACGTCGTCCGCCGGACCGCCGGCACGTGGTCGACGTACTTCGACGGCTCCACCCACGGGCTCGGCGGCACGAACGTCGACGTCGACGCGGTCGACCTGCCCTGA
- a CDS encoding copper resistance CopC family protein produces the protein MSGRRRGSGPGARRAVLPAVLALLALLLLAPAASAHATLERSDPPNGGMVATGRTSLTLWFGEDIAPAASSISLEGAQGRVPVTVTVEPGDRVVHVATPPLTRGTYTVTWAVVAADGHPTRGTLVFGSGFRPDGLPEADSPLPPVTPVLLRALDLAGTLVALGALLAVRRVVPALGALAGPTRRRVVRAGALGATLALVAALATPLVTTTTQTGAAVGSGEWVAALGDVLLDSTWGRLWLLRLALLALAYAALWRGRLGLAGAGLVLAVALDGWAGHASALPSGVLVAWVAATLHVLAAGAWAGALLVLAVTLRPLARVDGPDRGPLVLDAWRAFSPAAAVSSLVLLATGLYEAGVHVATWPALLRGVYGPAVLGKVLVVAVALALAAWNTVLVNPPVAHRVGRLLGLGRSWRPSTRRLRTTVLVEALVLVLAVGLAALMTAVPTAREVTAARSADAPQSARADGVFVTVDAVPTGDRLRLVVRAQPVVRPVGAPVTGVDVAVSDGVVTAPTSAGTDRVALSRTEPGRWEATVADPGTRDWTVEVLLHRAGARTTVVLVPWSSAPERSGLGTAATSASLVLLAVLATALGWARLRRRRADPPEPTGPAPAVVPVLEEVGRR, from the coding sequence GTGAGCGGGCGGCGGCGCGGGAGCGGCCCGGGGGCACGGCGGGCCGTGCTGCCGGCGGTGCTCGCGCTGCTCGCGCTCCTGCTCCTCGCGCCGGCCGCCTCGGCCCACGCGACGCTCGAGCGGTCGGACCCCCCGAACGGCGGGATGGTCGCGACCGGCCGGACCTCGCTCACCCTGTGGTTCGGCGAGGACATCGCGCCCGCCGCGAGCAGCATCAGCCTCGAGGGCGCCCAGGGCCGGGTCCCCGTGACCGTGACGGTGGAGCCGGGGGATCGGGTCGTCCACGTCGCCACCCCGCCCCTGACGCGCGGCACGTACACCGTCACCTGGGCGGTCGTCGCCGCCGACGGGCACCCGACCCGGGGGACCCTCGTCTTCGGGAGCGGCTTCCGCCCGGACGGGCTGCCGGAGGCCGACAGCCCCCTGCCACCGGTCACGCCCGTCCTCCTGCGCGCGCTCGACCTCGCCGGGACGCTCGTCGCGCTCGGGGCCCTGCTCGCCGTGCGTCGGGTCGTCCCGGCGCTCGGTGCGCTCGCCGGCCCGACCCGTCGCCGGGTCGTCCGGGCCGGTGCGCTCGGGGCGACCCTCGCGCTCGTCGCCGCGCTGGCGACGCCGCTCGTCACGACGACGACGCAGACGGGGGCCGCGGTGGGGTCGGGGGAGTGGGTGGCCGCGCTCGGCGACGTGCTGCTCGACAGCACGTGGGGTCGGCTGTGGCTGTTGCGGCTCGCGCTCCTCGCCCTGGCCTACGCGGCCCTCTGGCGGGGCCGTCTCGGGCTCGCCGGCGCGGGGCTCGTCCTGGCCGTGGCCCTCGACGGGTGGGCCGGGCACGCCTCGGCCCTGCCGAGCGGCGTCCTCGTCGCGTGGGTCGCGGCCACGCTCCACGTGCTCGCGGCCGGGGCCTGGGCCGGCGCCCTGCTCGTCCTGGCCGTCACGCTGCGCCCGCTGGCGCGGGTGGACGGGCCGGACCGCGGCCCGCTCGTGCTCGACGCGTGGCGGGCCTTCAGCCCGGCTGCCGCCGTCTCCTCGCTCGTGCTCCTCGCGACCGGGCTCTACGAGGCGGGGGTGCACGTCGCGACGTGGCCGGCCCTCCTGCGCGGGGTCTACGGTCCCGCGGTCCTCGGCAAGGTGCTCGTCGTCGCCGTCGCGCTCGCGCTCGCGGCGTGGAACACGGTGCTGGTCAACCCGCCGGTCGCCCACCGGGTCGGACGGCTCCTCGGGCTCGGACGGAGCTGGCGGCCCTCGACCCGGCGGCTGCGCACGACCGTGCTCGTCGAGGCCCTCGTCCTCGTCCTCGCGGTCGGGCTCGCCGCCCTCATGACGGCCGTCCCGACCGCGCGCGAGGTGACCGCGGCCCGCTCCGCCGACGCCCCGCAGAGCGCTCGCGCCGACGGCGTCTTCGTCACGGTCGACGCGGTCCCCACCGGTGACCGGCTGCGGCTCGTCGTCCGGGCCCAGCCCGTCGTCCGCCCGGTCGGCGCGCCGGTCACCGGGGTCGACGTCGCGGTGTCCGACGGTGTCGTCACGGCCCCGACATCGGCGGGCACGGACCGGGTCGCGCTCTCGCGCACCGAACCCGGGCGCTGGGAGGCGACCGTCGCCGACCCCGGAACGCGCGACTGGACCGTGGAGGTCCTGCTCCACCGCGCCGGTGCCCGCACCACCGTCGTCCTCGTCCCGTGGAGCAGCGCCCCCGAGCGGTCGGGGCTGGGCACGGCCGCGACCTCGGCCTCCCTCGTCCTGCTGGCCGTGCTCGCCACGGCGCTCGGGTGGGCCCGCCTGCGCCGTCGCCGGGCCGACCCGCCGGAGCCCACGGGCCCCGCGCCCGCCGTCGTCCCCGTCCTCGAGGAGGTGGGTCGCCGATGA
- a CDS encoding S8 family serine peptidase, with protein MRRSLVVSLVALTAAALAAPSAAALPSSAPTPPSSPAVEALLAHVPQDGTVKVLVRMRPTGPVPRSLAGAGPARRRALVRGLRDGAAAHQRGVLDAVDRLARRGEVRAHTALWVTDAVAVTASPAAVRELAARPDVASVVPDRVVVTPAAVSVEPTIDATGAPALWAGGRTGTGVVVASLDSGVDLTNPDLAASWRGGAGSWFDPYGEHPDTPTDLLGHGTAVTGTMVGGTDAGSAYGMAPGARWVAARIFDDRGASSLTALHQAFQWVLDPDHDPTTDDAPDVVDLSWSLGTGPGCDLAVQPDVAALRAAGILPVAAAGNFGPGAATSASPANYPEALSVGAATADGAVWAFSSTGPSGCGGRTRPFPDLVAPGVDVLTADLYGSYQAVDGTSIAAPHVAGAAALLLQGRPTTTPDVLSAALATTARDLGVPGPDDVFGSGLVDVAAADTALGPVAPTGDFTVVVRPTRLVLAPGPTASVIVRVAPTDGYDASTALSLSGIEPREAWWRFVREQVGPGAWRTRLRLRLRPGAARGVHRLVVTATGGGLERSAPLTLVVRAP; from the coding sequence ATGAGGCGCTCGCTCGTCGTGTCCCTCGTCGCCCTGACCGCCGCGGCGCTCGCGGCGCCCTCGGCGGCCGCGCTCCCGTCGAGCGCCCCCACGCCACCCTCGTCGCCGGCCGTCGAGGCGCTGCTGGCGCACGTCCCGCAGGACGGGACCGTCAAGGTCCTCGTGCGGATGCGGCCGACCGGACCTGTTCCCCGCAGCCTCGCCGGGGCAGGTCCCGCGCGCCGGAGGGCCCTGGTCCGCGGCCTGCGCGACGGGGCCGCGGCGCACCAGCGGGGCGTCCTCGACGCCGTCGACCGGCTGGCCCGCCGGGGGGAGGTGCGGGCGCACACCGCGCTGTGGGTCACCGACGCCGTGGCCGTCACCGCCTCGCCCGCGGCGGTGCGCGAGCTCGCCGCCCGCCCGGACGTCGCGTCGGTCGTCCCGGACCGGGTCGTCGTCACCCCGGCGGCGGTCTCCGTGGAGCCGACCATCGACGCCACCGGCGCGCCGGCGCTCTGGGCGGGCGGGCGCACCGGCACCGGCGTCGTCGTCGCGTCGCTCGACTCCGGCGTCGACCTGACCAACCCCGACCTCGCGGCGTCCTGGCGCGGGGGAGCCGGCTCGTGGTTCGACCCCTACGGCGAGCACCCCGACACCCCGACCGACCTCCTCGGGCACGGCACGGCCGTCACCGGGACGATGGTCGGCGGCACCGACGCCGGCTCCGCCTACGGGATGGCCCCCGGCGCCCGGTGGGTCGCGGCGCGGATCTTCGACGACCGGGGTGCCTCCTCGCTCACGGCGCTCCACCAGGCGTTCCAGTGGGTCCTCGACCCCGACCACGACCCGACGACCGACGACGCCCCCGACGTCGTCGACCTGTCCTGGTCGCTCGGCACCGGACCCGGCTGCGACCTCGCCGTCCAGCCCGACGTCGCCGCCCTGCGCGCCGCCGGCATCCTGCCGGTCGCCGCGGCCGGGAACTTCGGCCCGGGCGCGGCGACCAGCGCGAGCCCGGCCAACTACCCGGAGGCCCTGTCGGTCGGGGCGGCCACCGCGGACGGCGCGGTCTGGGCGTTCTCGAGCACCGGTCCGAGCGGGTGCGGGGGCCGCACGCGCCCGTTCCCGGACCTCGTGGCGCCGGGCGTCGACGTGCTCACCGCCGACCTCTACGGCTCCTACCAGGCCGTCGACGGCACCTCCATCGCCGCACCCCACGTCGCCGGCGCCGCGGCGCTGCTGCTCCAGGGCCGGCCGACCACGACGCCGGACGTGCTCTCCGCGGCCCTCGCGACGACGGCACGGGACCTCGGTGTGCCGGGTCCCGACGACGTCTTCGGCTCCGGCCTCGTCGACGTCGCGGCCGCCGACACCGCGCTGGGGCCGGTCGCGCCGACCGGTGACTTCACGGTCGTGGTGCGCCCCACCCGCCTGGTGCTCGCCCCCGGACCCACCGCGTCCGTCATCGTGCGCGTCGCGCCCACCGACGGCTACGACGCGTCGACCGCCCTCTCGCTCAGCGGGATCGAGCCGCGCGAGGCCTGGTGGAGGTTCGTCCGCGAGCAGGTCGGACCCGGCGCCTGGCGGACCCGGCTGCGGCTGCGTCTGCGCCCCGGGGCCGCGCGCGGCGTCCACCGGCTCGTCGTCACGGCGACGGGTGGTGGGCTCGAGCGGTCCGCACCGCTGACGCTCGTCGTCCGGGCGCCGTAG
- a CDS encoding HAMP domain-containing sensor histidine kinase, which translates to MVWGTASRRREEHRVGALFLLWLGILVVCGLFLLLVPSVELAAVEIVVLSFAVLYGFGSWPVVRTVVSVTGFAVVAAAIMLPRVLRGDLPAVELVEVVTPVVLAAVVTYHVRRRDDAIDTAEALATADRRRARARERLGRMTSHELRTPLTIARGYVDHLAASEPDDQRREDLTTVREELDQLTRLADRLVRAVSLDLGAPDVPSDAAELLDDVRRRWSVITDRELVVRADEGPVALNPERLRAALDTLVENSVRYTGAGDRICLFSESYDDRVEVGVEDSGPGMSADLVETVNRGQSAPDDDEEADVSALLRDAYSQTGFGLRIVQGIARSAGGHLVAGRGTDGGARVALVVPRG; encoded by the coding sequence GTGGTGTGGGGTACTGCGTCGCGGAGGCGTGAGGAGCACCGCGTCGGCGCCCTCTTCCTCCTCTGGCTGGGCATCCTCGTCGTCTGCGGGCTCTTCCTCCTGCTCGTGCCGAGCGTCGAGCTCGCGGCCGTCGAGATCGTCGTCCTGTCCTTCGCCGTGCTCTACGGCTTCGGCTCGTGGCCGGTCGTGCGGACAGTGGTGTCGGTCACCGGTTTCGCCGTCGTCGCGGCCGCGATCATGCTGCCGCGGGTCCTGCGCGGCGACCTGCCCGCCGTCGAGCTCGTCGAGGTCGTGACGCCCGTCGTCCTCGCGGCGGTCGTGACCTACCACGTGCGCCGGCGCGACGACGCGATCGACACCGCCGAGGCCCTGGCCACCGCCGACCGTCGCCGGGCCCGGGCCCGTGAGCGGCTCGGCCGGATGACCTCGCACGAGCTGCGCACGCCGCTCACCATCGCCCGGGGCTATGTCGACCATCTCGCCGCGAGCGAGCCGGACGACCAGCGGCGCGAGGACCTCACGACGGTCCGCGAGGAGCTCGACCAGCTGACCCGCCTCGCCGACCGGCTCGTGCGGGCGGTCTCGCTCGACCTCGGCGCGCCCGACGTGCCCTCCGACGCGGCCGAGCTCCTCGACGACGTCCGTCGACGCTGGTCGGTCATCACCGACCGCGAGCTCGTCGTGCGGGCGGACGAGGGACCGGTCGCCCTCAACCCGGAGCGGCTGCGGGCGGCGCTCGACACCCTCGTCGAGAACTCGGTGCGCTACACCGGCGCCGGCGACCGCATCTGCCTCTTCAGCGAGTCGTACGACGACCGGGTCGAGGTCGGCGTCGAGGACAGCGGCCCGGGGATGTCGGCCGACCTCGTCGAGACCGTCAACCGCGGGCAGTCCGCCCCCGACGACGACGAGGAGGCCGACGTCTCCGCGCTGCTGCGGGACGCCTACTCCCAGACCGGGTTCGGCCTGCGCATCGTCCAGGGCATCGCCCGGTCCGCGGGCGGCCACCTCGTCGCGGGCCGGGGCACCGACGGTGGCGCCCGCGTGGCGCTGGTGGTCCCGCGCGGCTGA
- a CDS encoding response regulator transcription factor, with the protein MADILIVDDEVRLRTLLSRTLVAAGHRPLTAADGAEACQTVRARTVDLVLLDLVMPGMDGLTVLRQIQQLESPPPVIVLSGVGDVGTRVQAINEGATDFLTKPFVTAELLARVNRHLGVPRTVSESGRYLTHGDLSLDTRRRVLVTPEGTRSVSEREAAVLAYLLRRVGDVCTREELLKDIWGFDFDPGSNVLEVCVARLRTKIGTPSTIETVRGVGYCVAEA; encoded by the coding sequence GTGGCTGACATCCTCATCGTCGACGACGAGGTCCGCCTGCGCACGCTGCTGAGCCGGACCCTCGTCGCCGCGGGTCACCGGCCGCTCACGGCAGCGGACGGCGCCGAGGCGTGCCAGACGGTCCGCGCGCGCACGGTCGACCTCGTGCTGCTCGACCTCGTCATGCCGGGGATGGACGGCCTCACGGTGCTGCGGCAGATCCAGCAGCTCGAGAGCCCCCCGCCGGTCATCGTCCTCTCGGGGGTCGGCGACGTCGGGACGCGCGTCCAGGCCATCAACGAGGGCGCCACCGACTTCCTCACCAAGCCCTTCGTCACCGCCGAGCTCCTCGCCCGCGTCAACCGCCACCTCGGGGTCCCGCGCACGGTCTCGGAGTCGGGGCGCTACCTGACCCACGGCGACCTCAGCCTCGACACCCGCCGGCGCGTGCTCGTCACCCCCGAGGGCACGCGCTCGGTCAGCGAGCGCGAGGCGGCCGTCCTCGCCTACCTCCTGCGCCGGGTCGGTGACGTGTGCACCCGCGAGGAGCTCCTCAAGGACATCTGGGGCTTCGACTTCGACCCCGGCAGCAACGTCCTCGAGGTCTGCGTCGCCCGGCTGCGCACGAAGATCGGGACCCCGTCGACGATCGAGACCGTCCGTGGTGTGGGGTACTGCGTCGCGGAGGCGTGA
- a CDS encoding universal stress protein produces the protein MAENVLSQQSGPGPEGPAHPPVVAALDGSAHEAAVLAWASALAVRRDVLLELVHVVEIGATLAPYSVLAVEAPWFGEQLEEAERARLDGIAAGLRERHPGLEVLVRTPVGSPAGVLVHLSERATVVVGASTHDLLERLVLGSTALAVVAHGHGSVVVVPESLPPVQPHRVVVGADGSDAGARALAHAVDEAATVGGRVTAVTAWTVEVEDGVVVTEPGTVRWARVEERLRAAGHAALAAAAAAHPEVPVDVVVRNGPPARAVLDVAAEVGADLVVVGRRGRGGFAGLLMGSVSRTVVQRSSVPVAVVH, from the coding sequence ATGGCCGAGAACGTGCTCTCGCAGCAGTCGGGCCCGGGTCCCGAGGGACCGGCCCACCCCCCGGTCGTCGCCGCGCTCGACGGCTCCGCCCACGAGGCGGCCGTCCTCGCGTGGGCGTCGGCCCTCGCCGTGCGGAGGGACGTGCTGCTCGAGCTGGTCCACGTCGTCGAGATCGGCGCCACGCTGGCGCCGTACTCGGTGCTCGCCGTCGAGGCGCCGTGGTTCGGCGAGCAGCTCGAGGAGGCCGAACGCGCCCGCCTCGACGGCATCGCCGCCGGGCTGCGCGAGCGGCACCCCGGCCTCGAGGTCCTGGTCCGCACGCCCGTCGGGTCCCCGGCCGGCGTCCTCGTCCACCTCTCGGAGCGCGCCACGGTGGTCGTCGGCGCCTCCACCCACGACCTGCTCGAACGCCTCGTCCTCGGGTCGACGGCGCTCGCGGTCGTGGCCCACGGGCACGGGAGCGTCGTCGTCGTGCCCGAGTCGCTGCCGCCGGTGCAGCCGCACCGGGTGGTCGTCGGAGCCGACGGCAGCGACGCCGGGGCCCGGGCCCTCGCCCACGCGGTCGACGAGGCCGCGACGGTCGGCGGCCGGGTCACGGCGGTGACGGCCTGGACGGTCGAGGTCGAGGACGGCGTCGTCGTCACCGAGCCCGGCACGGTGCGCTGGGCCCGGGTCGAGGAGCGGCTGCGGGCGGCGGGCCACGCCGCGCTCGCCGCGGCCGCCGCCGCCCACCCCGAGGTGCCCGTCGACGTCGTCGTCCGCAACGGGCCGCCGGCCCGCGCCGTGCTCGACGTCGCCGCGGAGGTCGGTGCCGACCTCGTCGTCGTCGGCCGGCGGGGCCGTGGTGGCTTCGCCGGGCTGCTCATGGGCAGCGTGAGCCGCACCGTGGTGCAGCGTTCGTCCGTCCCGGTCGCGGTCGTCCACTGA
- a CDS encoding SGNH/GDSL hydrolase family protein, giving the protein MSVRPRLRSLAAAVAAVPLVLAGMLVPSAAAAEPDQYVALGDSYASGNGTGWPDLSLSCYRSSLAYAPLVAKARPNTSLTFRACSGAETGDVTGGQTAALSSSTDFVTVSIGGNDVGFVDLILSCVNSWDELLCRSTVAKVDARIDAELPARLDATYADIRTRAPGAKVMVLGYPKPFAGNVSCSQAGGVNTREAGLLDGVSAHLDRVLAARAKAAGFTYLDPASTFTGHEVCSATPFVWGKKTGLLDIYHPTKAGHRDGFAPLVRAAMG; this is encoded by the coding sequence TTGTCCGTCCGCCCCCGCCTGCGCTCGCTCGCCGCCGCCGTCGCGGCGGTGCCCCTCGTCCTCGCCGGGATGCTGGTGCCCTCGGCGGCCGCCGCCGAGCCGGACCAGTACGTGGCCCTCGGCGACTCCTACGCGTCGGGCAACGGCACCGGGTGGCCGGACCTCAGCCTCTCCTGCTACCGCAGCAGCCTCGCCTACGCGCCGCTCGTCGCGAAGGCACGGCCGAACACGAGCCTGACCTTCAGGGCCTGCTCGGGCGCCGAGACCGGCGACGTCACGGGCGGACAGACCGCCGCGCTGTCGTCCTCGACGGACTTCGTGACGGTGAGCATCGGCGGCAACGACGTCGGCTTCGTCGACCTCATCCTCAGCTGCGTCAACAGCTGGGACGAGCTGCTGTGCCGCTCCACCGTCGCGAAGGTCGACGCCCGCATCGACGCCGAGCTCCCCGCGAGGCTCGACGCGACGTACGCCGACATCCGCACCCGCGCCCCGGGCGCGAAGGTCATGGTCCTCGGGTACCCGAAGCCGTTCGCCGGCAATGTCTCGTGCAGCCAGGCGGGCGGGGTGAACACCCGGGAGGCCGGCCTGCTCGACGGCGTCTCCGCGCACCTCGACCGGGTGCTCGCGGCCCGGGCGAAGGCCGCGGGCTTCACCTACCTCGACCCCGCGTCGACGTTCACGGGCCACGAGGTCTGCTCGGCGACGCCGTTCGTCTGGGGCAAGAAGACCGGTCTGCTCGACATCTACCACCCGACGAAGGCCGGCCACCGCGACGGCTTCGCGCCGCTCGTGCGGGCCGCGATGGGCTGA